The proteins below come from a single Bactrocera dorsalis isolate Fly_Bdor chromosome 5, ASM2337382v1, whole genome shotgun sequence genomic window:
- the LOC105230313 gene encoding kelch-like protein 17 isoform X1, translated as MATSSSQTLALQRNSSEQNRFMEKLMTKIFNFYDEQSLIDVTFKVSNPTALVPAHRLILAAASPYFENLFNGNQGTNPVIEINDIDSDIFEHLITYCYTGQALITVNNLAAMLNAAIVLQLNDALSSIVDYLMAHIDEYTLQGAYALERETQCEVLRQKIIEYETRNFMEISRSDEFLNFDVEKLQRILVSDNLNITREEDAFDAIQRWYNYDVPARQEQLPLLIACLRLTQFNVDFLMTHIQPLPGCELLAFKAISWIREPTVRPMTNMRFTEPRGVSATNCGEKTILALCSELNPKLQQYNKTEDKWEEYASIKIDYEWYRTILKDDNLLFIGGWKRGATFNIVRSWNIRNKTWQNLPGMIQARSEHCVVELDEKIYAIGGCEGRALSSVERYTTSGGWKLVNSLIVERYNASAVTLNGKIYAMGGYKGYEQLKSVECYNPDSNTWTFCADMKICHSSPGVAAQAAAHKGHIYVLSRSGAERYDPQQNTWSQICSLEVGDGLMTCVSLNNELWAIGGESNSADNSCVSVFDEENFCWVERCSLPKSDVYNGFVVPESLLSSM; from the exons ATGGCCACGAGTTCTTCCCAAACACTTGCTCTTCAGAGGAACTCCAGTGAGCAGAACCGTTTCATggagaaattaatgacgaaaatatttaacttcTACGACGAGCAGTCTCTGATCGATGTGACATTTAAAGTTTCAAATCCAACGGCTCT tgtacccGCGCATCGTTTGATACTCGCAGCAGCGAGTCCTTACTTCGAGAACCTTTTCAATGGCAATCAAGGCACTAATCCAGTCATCGAGATAAATGATATCGATAGCGATATTTTTGAGCATCTAATAACCTATTGTTACACCGGACAGGCCCTCATTACCGTTAACAATCTCGCTGCCATGCTAAATGCGGCTATCGTTTTACAATTGAACGATGCCCTAAGCAGTATTGTAGACTATCTCATGGCACATATCGATGAATACACTTTACAGGGTGCTTACGCGCTGGAGCGTGAAACGCAATGTGAAGTTCTTAGGCAGAAAATCATCGAATACGAAACACGGAACTTCATGGAG ATCAGCCGAAGCgatgagtttttgaattttgatgtaGAAAAATTGCAACGTATTCTGGTATctgacaatttgaatataaccCGTGAGGAAGATGCCTTCGATGCCATACAACGCTGGTACAATTACGATGTTCCTGCGCGCCAAGAGCAACTGCCACTTTTAATAGCTTGTCTGCGGCTTACCCAATTCAATGTGGACTTTCTTATGACACACATACAGCCGTTACCTGGATGTGAGCTACTGGCCTTCAAGGCGATATCGTGGATCAGAGAGCCTACAGTACGGCCAATGACAAATATGCGATTTACAGAACCACGTGGTGTCAGTGCTACAAATTGTGGTGAGAAAACAATCCTAGCGCTTTGCTCGGAG cTGAATCCCAAGCTGCAGCAATACAACAAAACTGAGGATAAGTGGGAGGAATATGCGAGTATAAAAATCGATTACGAATGGTACAGAACTATTTTGAAGGacgataatttattatttattggcgGTTGGAAAAGGGGTGCCACATTTAACATCGTCCGCAGCTGGAATATACGAAATAAGACATGGCAAAATTTACCCGGTATGATCCAAGCAAGAAGCGAACACTGCGTTGTCGAATTAGATGAGAAAATCTACGCGATTGGTGGTTGTGAGGGTAGAGCTTTGTCGTCGGTGGAAAG ATATACGACTTCCGGTGGTTGGAAGTTGGTGAACAGCTTAATTGTTGAACGATATAACGCCAGTGCAGTGACATTAAATGGTAAAATTTACGCAATGGGCGGTTATAAAGGCTATGAGCAACTAAAATCCGTCGAATGCTACAATCCGGATTCGAATACTTGGACTTTTTGCGCGGATATGAAAATATGTCACAGTTCACCTGGT GTAGCAGCACAGGCAGCAGCACATAAAGGTCACATTTATGTTTTAAGCCGTAGCGGTGCTGAACGTTACGATCCTCAGCAAAACACGTGGTCACAG ATTTGCTCTTTGGAAGTTGGCGATGGTTTGATGACTTGCGTATCGCTAAACAATGAACTATGGGCTATTGGTGGCGAGTCTAATTCTGCTGACAACTCATGTGTATCAGTCTTTGATGAAGAAAATTTCTGTTGGGTAGAAAGGTGCTCATTACCTAAAAGTGATGTGTATAACGGTTTTGTTGTGCCTGAATCCTTACTGTCGTCGATGTGA